The Pagrus major chromosome 17, Pma_NU_1.0 genome includes a region encoding these proteins:
- the LOC141012035 gene encoding dendritic cell-specific transmembrane protein produces MLLSVQQRLKDIAHLAVDVFITGKRDGFQRTLILLLTCSFSSLLLSSLLLLYLLFTLSYGLAVAGGIAGCFGTLLIVALFLSKKVRCLGTLFVISIFMKKSRNLLLTAGTSLVVLRNIRNTLENLSGLVGSMICNLKAKKAAISAPFSNYVKILKWIGNMLKGITDLGVFNLDSKLEVLPRLESEQFSVTLREAEQHLNETVEYVQYVMNTVSSVSKRMLPAISLLVLMMFIALHIKKFRSDMKYQNRFISSKFVHFDEKRKAEGRPHVLPLTPEEEKMYTAIPSARPTTKEGKAILKFGVPIFSHFLAWVFFITVDALLYYFVDTVTKKLSELEPFHVPLLISIERFATLIGISFVEENHQGDFSYSVTLFEKQCLPKPKLLFSGSVVPLAAILLTLLIMALMASKVSQLRLMVCERFFSTAAEERVEYLHAKILRKRLKRRMCHLTSFYFKPHFWCPLLFRPKENPDSSV; encoded by the exons ATGCTACTCTCAGTACAACAGCGCCTGAAGGATATCGCTCATCTTGCCGTGGATGTTTTCATAACTGGCAAAAGGGATGGCTTTCAAAGaactctcatcctcctcctcacctgtaGCTTCTCcagcctcctcctcagctctctgctcctcctgtaCCTCCTCTTCACCCTGAGCTATGGGCTAGCAGTGGCTGGAGGTATTGCAGGCTGCTTTGGGACACTGCTGATAGTTGCCCTCTTCCTATCAAAGAAAGTAAGGTGCCTAGGGACTCTATTTGTGATCTCTATTTTCATGAAGAAGAGTCGGAACCTGCTCCTGACCGCCGGGACAAGTTTAGTGGTTCTCAGAAATATCCGCAACACCTTGGAAAACCTCTCAGGCCTGGTGGGGAGTATGATCTGCAACCTGAAGGCCAAGAAAGCAGCCATCAGTGCTCCGTTCAGTAACTATGTGAAGATTCTGAAGTGGATCGGAAACATGCTCAAGGGGATTACAGACCTTGGGGTTTTTAACCTTGACTCCAAACTCGAGGTTTTACCCAGACTGGAATCAGAACAATTTAGCGTGACACTcagggaagcagagcagcaTCTGAATGAAACTGTGGAGTATGTGCAGTACGTTATGAACACAGTGTCCTCTGTGAGCAAAAGGATGCTTCCCGCCATCAGCCTCCTCGTACTCATGATGTTCATAGCGCTGCACATAAAGAAATTCCGCTCTGACATGAAATACCAAAACAGGTTCATCAGCAGCAAATTTGTTCATTTCGACGAGAAGCGTAAGGCAGAAGGGCGGCCCCACGTGCTCCCCCTCAcaccagaggaggagaagatgtaCACCGCCATCCCCTCCGCCCGTCCGACCACCAAAGAGGGGAAGGCGATACTGAAATTTGGTGTTCCAATATTCTCCCATTTTTTAgcgtgggttttttttataactgTGGATGCCTTATTGTACTATTTTGTTGATACTGTAACAAAAAAGTTATCAGAGCTGGAACCATTCCATGTCCCATTGTTAATAAGCATCGAA AGATTTGCAACTTTAATAGGTATATCATTTGTTGAGGAAAACCACCAAGGAGACTTTTCCTACTCTGTGACCCTGTTTGAGAAGCAGTGTCTTCCTAAACCCAAGCTGCTGTTCTCCGGCTCTGTCGTTCCTCTGGCTGCCATCCTGCTCACCCTGCTCATCATGGCTCTGATGGCCTCCAAAGTGTCCCAGCTCAGGCTGATGGTATGCGAGCGATTCTTCTCCACCGCTGCGGAGGAGAGAGTGGAGTACCTGCACGCCAAAATCCTGAGGAAGAGATTAAAAAGGAGGATGTGCCACCTCACTTCGTTCTATTTTAAG CCACATTTCTGGTGCCCTCTGCTCTTCAGGCCCAAAGAGAATCCAGACAGTAGCGTGTGA